A portion of the Oxynema aestuarii AP17 genome contains these proteins:
- a CDS encoding two-partner secretion domain-containing protein, which translates to MMCFNKQPNDNIAEGWGNSLQSWRTCGTAIATVTIAIFTVGKGNLNAQIVPDNSLVNPSTVTPEGDRLILEGGTRSGDNLFHSFSEFSVPRDTGAWFNNGLDIQNIFTRVTGNSISTIDGLMSANGSANLFLLNPNGIVFGANARLDLGGSFVATTASEIQFADRLTYSASNPQNGAILSNRVPIGLGFGSDPGAIVNRSVAADAEGNPVGLQVRPGRELRAIGGEIRLDGGRLSAPGGAIELTAIAAGSWPLGGEVPEPESLEYRDIRAIDRARIDATGDGGGAIAVRGRNVEIRDGSQVVSFTRGGTAGQPVNLYAREGLSLVGRSPSDGEPSRISSQTVGSGDAGHLTVDAQTVLVDDGVISATTSSTGRGGDLTVRATESVELVGGNFNAQLLGLVNATLGRGDAGDLTVETGRLQVREGAVVVSGTRSAGNAGNLTVRAREEIEAIGTSPDGTLASSLQTAATDGPDALRERFGTSEVTGNAGNLTLETGRLLVRDGAVISTSTEGSGAGGTLNVSASEAIAVEGTSGDRRFASGLLSDTTGAGDGGDATLRTGRLTLGEGALISVRTFATGNGGDLNIEATESIILRGSGFESFQREFIGAALSRQLSLAQLRNGIFTGAAGSGNSGNIHIQTGDLSLLDGAAISTSTFGEGSGGNLTIAASGTVEAVGSGLFGATLANGRAGNLELDARRLVIRDGASVSTVTFGPSPGGQVKIRTTDSVDVRSTPPGSLTPTGIFTNTIGSTGAAGDIAIATARVRLEDGGQMLTNSGANTRDGVIPFGGSGGNLTVTASESVELSGIAPDGRVSSALGTSTFSAADAGSLTISTGRLILRDGAGAFASAEGSGNGGTLSVNASESIAISGSASQGRFRPSGLFATSGSDLLPQEATGRGGDLQVNTRDLIVRDGGQISVNSVEAGDAGTLFVDAEMIRLENGGQINGATAAGSGGNLTLEARQIQLRDRSQITTDAGSSNGGNIAIAADTLIALENSDITANAREGRGGRVTIAASGIFGTAFREVQTPESDITASSELGPEFGGTVEINAPEVNLLDALTQLSTEFVNAEQLVAESCLARRNRDSGSFTVTGTGGLPEDPYGATSDRYDLSPIRGIGDNASNSRQRPPLSSGSARETTWKIGQPIREARGIATTADGRTVLGTSPRAIAPELLDPDVCDRVGESGL; encoded by the coding sequence ATGATGTGCTTTAACAAACAGCCGAACGATAACATTGCCGAGGGTTGGGGAAACTCACTGCAAAGTTGGAGAACTTGTGGAACGGCGATCGCCACCGTTACGATCGCCATTTTTACCGTAGGAAAGGGCAATTTAAACGCGCAAATCGTACCGGACAATAGTTTAGTCAATCCTTCGACAGTAACCCCGGAAGGCGATCGTCTCATATTGGAGGGAGGAACCAGATCGGGGGACAATTTATTTCATAGTTTCAGCGAATTTTCCGTACCGAGGGACACCGGAGCTTGGTTTAACAATGGGTTAGATATTCAAAATATTTTTACTCGGGTTACGGGGAATTCTATCTCTACGATTGACGGTTTAATGAGTGCCAATGGTAGCGCCAACTTATTTTTACTCAACCCCAACGGGATCGTATTTGGAGCAAACGCCCGTTTGGATCTCGGCGGTTCCTTTGTCGCCACCACCGCCAGCGAGATTCAATTTGCCGATCGCCTTACCTATAGTGCGAGCAACCCGCAAAATGGGGCGATTTTAAGTAACCGAGTGCCGATCGGCTTGGGGTTCGGGTCCGATCCCGGGGCGATCGTCAACCGTTCCGTGGCGGCGGACGCCGAGGGGAACCCGGTTGGCTTACAAGTCCGTCCGGGACGGGAATTGAGGGCGATCGGCGGCGAGATCCGGCTCGATGGGGGACGTTTGAGTGCGCCGGGAGGGGCGATCGAACTGACGGCGATCGCCGCCGGGAGTTGGCCGCTTGGCGGGGAAGTCCCAGAGCCAGAAAGCTTGGAATATCGGGATATCCGGGCGATCGATCGCGCGCGGATCGACGCCACGGGAGACGGTGGCGGGGCGATCGCCGTGCGCGGGCGCAACGTCGAGATCCGCGACGGTTCCCAGGTGGTGTCCTTCACCAGAGGAGGGACGGCGGGGCAACCGGTGAACCTCTACGCCAGGGAAGGATTGAGCCTCGTGGGGCGATCGCCCAGCGACGGCGAACCGAGTCGAATTTCCTCCCAAACCGTGGGTTCGGGGGATGCGGGTCATTTGACCGTAGACGCGCAAACCGTTCTCGTAGACGACGGGGTCATTTCCGCCACCACCAGTTCCACCGGGCGGGGCGGAGACTTGACCGTGAGGGCGACCGAATCGGTGGAATTGGTCGGGGGCAATTTCAACGCACAACTGCTCGGTTTGGTCAATGCGACCTTAGGACGGGGGGATGCGGGAGATTTGACCGTCGAAACCGGACGATTGCAGGTGCGCGAGGGAGCCGTCGTCGTCTCGGGAACCCGCAGTGCGGGCAATGCAGGCAATTTGACCGTGCGGGCGCGCGAGGAGATCGAGGCGATCGGCACCTCGCCGGATGGGACCTTAGCCAGCAGCTTGCAAACGGCGGCGACCGACGGCCCCGACGCCCTTCGAGAACGGTTTGGGACGAGTGAAGTGACGGGGAACGCGGGGAATTTAACCTTAGAAACCGGGCGGTTGCTGGTGCGCGACGGGGCGGTGATTTCGACGAGTACCGAAGGCAGTGGAGCGGGGGGAACCCTGAATGTGAGCGCATCCGAGGCGATCGCCGTCGAAGGGACCTCGGGCGATCGCCGCTTTGCCAGTGGCTTACTCTCGGACACCACCGGGGCCGGAGATGGAGGGGACGCCACCCTGCGCACCGGACGCCTGACCCTGGGGGAAGGGGCCTTAATTTCCGTACGCACCTTTGCTACCGGAAATGGCGGCGACCTCAACATCGAAGCCACGGAGAGTATCATCCTACGGGGGTCTGGATTCGAGAGCTTTCAACGAGAATTTATCGGGGCGGCCCTGTCGCGACAACTGAGCCTCGCCCAACTGAGGAACGGGATTTTTACCGGGGCGGCGGGTTCCGGCAATTCCGGCAATATCCACATTCAAACCGGGGATTTGAGCTTACTCGACGGGGCCGCCATTTCCACGAGTACCTTTGGTGAAGGAAGTGGGGGCAATTTAACGATCGCCGCCTCCGGAACCGTCGAAGCCGTCGGATCCGGCTTATTCGGGGCCACCCTCGCCAACGGTCGGGCGGGAAACCTCGAACTCGACGCCCGACGCCTGGTGATTCGCGACGGGGCCAGCGTTTCCACGGTCACCTTCGGTCCGTCGCCGGGAGGTCAAGTCAAAATCCGCACCACGGACAGCGTGGACGTGCGATCGACCCCTCCCGGAAGCTTGACGCCGACGGGGATTTTCACGAACACGATCGGTTCGACTGGGGCCGCCGGGGACATCGCGATCGCCACCGCCCGGGTTCGCCTCGAAGACGGGGGTCAAATGCTCACCAATAGCGGCGCCAATACCCGCGATGGGGTGATTCCCTTCGGCGGTTCCGGGGGCAATTTGACCGTCACCGCCTCGGAATCGGTGGAATTGAGCGGTATCGCCCCGGATGGACGGGTCTCTAGTGCCTTGGGAACCTCCACCTTCAGCGCGGCGGATGCGGGATCCCTGACGATTTCCACCGGACGGCTGATCCTGCGCGACGGGGCCGGGGCCTTTGCTTCGGCGGAAGGATCGGGCAACGGGGGAACCTTGAGTGTCAATGCGTCGGAGTCGATCGCCATCAGTGGGAGTGCATCTCAAGGTCGGTTTCGCCCCAGTGGTTTATTTGCCACCTCCGGCAGCGATTTACTGCCCCAAGAGGCGACCGGACGCGGCGGTGACTTGCAAGTCAATACTCGCGATTTGATCGTGCGCGATGGTGGCCAAATTTCCGTCAACAGCGTCGAAGCGGGAGATGCGGGAACCTTATTTGTAGACGCCGAAATGATTCGCCTGGAGAATGGCGGACAGATTAACGGGGCGACGGCGGCGGGGAGTGGCGGTAACTTGACTCTAGAGGCGCGCCAGATCCAATTGCGCGATCGCAGTCAGATTACCACCGATGCGGGTAGCAGTAACGGCGGGAATATCGCGATCGCCGCCGATACCTTGATCGCCCTCGAAAATAGCGACATCACCGCCAACGCCCGGGAAGGACGCGGGGGACGGGTCACGATCGCCGCCTCCGGCATTTTCGGCACCGCCTTCCGGGAAGTCCAAACCCCCGAAAGCGATATCACCGCCAGTTCCGAACTCGGGCCGGAGTTCGGCGGAACTGTCGAAATTAACGCCCCCGAAGTGAACTTACTCGACGCCTTAACCCAACTGTCTACGGAGTTCGTCAATGCGGAACAATTGGTCGCCGAAAGCTGTTTGGCGCGCCGCAACCGCGACAGTGGCAGCTTTACGGTGACCGGAACCGGGGGCTTACCCGAGGATCCTTACGGTGCGACGAGCGATCGCTACGACCTCAGCCCGATTCGGGGAATTGGAGACAATGCCTCGAATTCGCGCCAGAGACCCCCTTTGAGTTCCGGATCTGCTCGCGAAACGACCTGGAAAATCGGCCAACCGATCCGCGAAGCCCGGGGCATCGCGACCACCGCCGACGGACGCACCGTGTTGGGAACCTCCCCACGGGCGATCGCCCCCGAATTACTCGATCCCGACGTCTGCGACCGCGTTGGAGAGAGCGGTTTATAG
- a CDS encoding carotenoid oxygenase family protein — protein MSQVPRDPCTSAPLPEGLMNLGAEEIDVRLDVIEGELPSDLYGHAFLITAAGSVAAKPQSPNAVFTSGGGNSLFNGDGLIYRFDFDRPGEVHLKTRLAKTPCYYADLASTPGNPDANLGFDNLGLARLSFPLGFRNEINTAFVPIKRSDEEHWRLAVTWDAGRPYEIDPATLEVATPIGRTDEWKAADLPLGMNNVPFQLALTGAHSFFDPKTDEFFAVNWSFSFFSLFAKIIAYDWTKHISIKWLKYAIARLVMAATRFIEWLLKPILHGKFEGFLYLLRWDGCEQDLKSWKVVLPNGRAVEIQQSLHQLGVTEDYVILMDTAFKIGLEQLLNYPFRRNLDLDSQLRNIIDTPQLKDTPIYIIRRQDLTGDRDTVTARKVKLKREAAHFLVDYENPEGKIILHTAHNCAWDPSEWVRDCDRTERAADNPHTFVGMPVGSTDVNWVGRYAIDGETGRIDEERSHCFYDRQYTWATALYAYNGVLPPNKLESVYWISWGCWPELLTEFMLDMYAGYDYREIPVEEVKQITGEGLQTNLCRLDTTSKEAFAIVDSYQFPPGYFANSPQFIPRKDSEGEADGGYLACVVVYNDEDSVKHGEVWLFDAADLNAGPRCKLAHPQVNLGISIHSTWLPEIAPRTALYSIPVRQDYRDLVAKCSPQVREFFEKAVYPHFERSRP, from the coding sequence ATGAGTCAAGTTCCGCGCGACCCTTGCACCAGCGCCCCCCTCCCCGAAGGCTTGATGAACCTCGGCGCCGAGGAAATCGACGTGCGCCTCGATGTCATTGAAGGCGAACTGCCCTCGGATTTGTACGGTCACGCCTTTCTGATTACCGCCGCCGGGTCCGTCGCCGCCAAACCGCAATCTCCCAACGCCGTGTTTACCTCCGGCGGCGGCAATTCCCTCTTTAACGGAGACGGGTTGATTTACCGTTTCGACTTCGATCGCCCCGGAGAAGTCCACCTCAAAACCCGCCTCGCCAAAACCCCCTGTTATTATGCCGATTTAGCCAGCACTCCCGGCAATCCCGACGCGAATTTAGGCTTTGACAATCTCGGACTGGCCCGCCTGTCGTTCCCCTTGGGATTCCGCAACGAAATCAATACGGCGTTTGTCCCCATCAAGCGATCGGATGAGGAACATTGGCGACTGGCGGTGACCTGGGACGCCGGACGCCCCTATGAAATCGACCCGGCGACCCTGGAAGTCGCAACCCCCATCGGACGCACCGACGAATGGAAGGCGGCGGATTTGCCCCTAGGCATGAATAACGTTCCCTTTCAATTAGCCCTCACGGGCGCTCACAGCTTTTTCGACCCCAAAACCGACGAATTTTTTGCAGTCAATTGGTCGTTTTCTTTCTTCAGCTTATTTGCGAAGATAATTGCTTACGACTGGACTAAGCATATTTCAATTAAATGGTTGAAGTACGCGATCGCCCGTTTAGTAATGGCCGCCACTCGTTTTATTGAATGGCTGTTAAAACCAATTCTGCACGGTAAATTCGAGGGATTTTTATATCTGCTTCGCTGGGACGGCTGCGAGCAAGATTTAAAATCCTGGAAGGTCGTTTTACCCAATGGCCGAGCGGTGGAAATTCAACAAAGTTTGCATCAGTTGGGCGTCACGGAAGATTATGTCATTTTAATGGATACGGCGTTTAAAATTGGGCTGGAACAACTGCTCAATTATCCCTTTCGCCGGAATCTGGATTTAGATAGTCAATTACGCAACATTATCGATACGCCCCAGTTGAAAGATACGCCGATTTATATTATTCGCCGTCAAGATTTAACGGGCGATCGCGATACGGTCACCGCCCGCAAAGTCAAGCTCAAACGAGAAGCCGCTCATTTCCTCGTCGATTACGAGAATCCCGAGGGTAAGATTATCCTCCACACGGCCCATAATTGCGCCTGGGACCCGTCGGAATGGGTGCGGGATTGCGATCGCACCGAACGGGCGGCGGACAACCCTCACACCTTCGTCGGGATGCCCGTCGGCAGTACGGATGTCAACTGGGTGGGTCGCTACGCGATCGACGGCGAAACGGGTCGCATCGACGAGGAGCGATCGCACTGTTTTTACGACCGACAATATACCTGGGCGACGGCACTTTACGCTTACAATGGCGTTTTACCGCCGAACAAACTCGAATCCGTTTATTGGATTTCCTGGGGATGTTGGCCGGAATTATTGACTGAATTCATGCTCGATATGTATGCAGGTTACGACTATCGGGAAATTCCGGTCGAGGAGGTCAAACAAATTACAGGGGAAGGACTGCAAACAAATTTATGTCGGTTAGATACAACCTCGAAAGAGGCATTCGCGATCGTCGATTCTTATCAGTTCCCGCCGGGATATTTTGCCAATTCGCCGCAGTTTATTCCCCGCAAAGATAGTGAAGGAGAAGCAGACGGGGGTTACCTCGCTTGCGTGGTGGTTTATAATGACGAAGACTCGGTCAAACACGGCGAGGTTTGGCTGTTCGATGCGGCAGATTTAAACGCCGGACCGCGCTGCAAGCTGGCCCATCCTCAAGTGAATTTGGGGATTAGCATTCATAGCACTTGGTTGCCGGAAATTGCGCCACGGACTGCTCTTTACTCGATTCCAGTTCGGCAGGATTATCGGGATTTAGTGGCGAAGTGTTCGCCGCAAGTTCGGGAATTTTTTGAAAAAGCGGTCTATCCTCATTTCGAGCGATCGCGCCCCTAA
- a CDS encoding two-partner secretion domain-containing protein, giving the protein MQKINLINLVSVSTSTIATIAIAVPGTTQVIPDRSLPENSRVTAVGDRLSIDGGTARGTNLFHSFAEFSVPANVTAVFENGPTVENIFTRVSGGQISRIDGAIATQGLANLFLLNPQGIVFGANARLNVGGSFVATTADRFVFADGSEFGAVGATTATPILTSSVPVGLGFGSPGANGAIAVGGPGNSTILSDGVQAPIRSNSPSGLKMAPGRTLALIGGDLVLDGAVIEAPQGRVELGSIASEGVVSIVPDPAGWAIDYESAGTPTGYGNITLENLAVVDASGPGGGDLQVRGNRILLTDGSQLLDNTLGPVPGGTLSVYAADTLELVGKTAIDQPTYSGLFASSFGPGASPDIDVRARRAIVREGARISASNFGDGPGGDLSLRATDSLEVVGAAPGGEFRQGFEVEIFASSSLNAGAFAGGPAGNTIVETGRLSIRDGGYIATSTFGAGTAGNLTVRARESVEVAGISANFQSRSALASNSFAGAVGNSGELRVETPRLIVLDGAVVSSSTASPGRGANLTAIAPESILVSGSQLDGVLVSGIIASSEGVGPSGEVRLETGRLTVDRGGEVAVSGLGSGDAGRLTIAANEIELNRGGAIDASTVSGQGGNIDLLAEAIALRGGSRIATNAGNTDGGNIAIATDTLIALENSDITANAREGFGGRVEISASGIFGARQRPQQTPQSDITATSELGAQFSGSVNIKTPDVQLESDLESLATAFVGSERVVADSCLARRNARQGRFTVTGIGGLPATPYGAARDRFDLSAIAGVSSPTPTQGAHSAQEVASASPRTWQVGDPIREARGIIKTAGGGVVLGNRSHPGNPFDPLEGVCHTDRR; this is encoded by the coding sequence ATGCAAAAGATAAATCTTATCAATCTTGTCAGCGTTAGCACTTCGACGATCGCCACGATCGCGATCGCGGTACCGGGGACGACACAAGTGATTCCCGATCGCAGTTTACCGGAGAATTCCCGAGTGACCGCCGTGGGCGATCGCCTCTCGATTGACGGCGGGACGGCGCGGGGAACCAATCTATTTCACAGTTTCGCCGAGTTTTCAGTTCCGGCGAATGTCACGGCGGTGTTTGAAAATGGGCCGACAGTCGAGAATATTTTTACCCGGGTCAGTGGGGGACAGATCTCACGCATTGACGGGGCGATCGCCACTCAAGGACTCGCGAATCTGTTTCTGCTCAATCCCCAGGGCATCGTCTTCGGTGCTAACGCCCGTTTAAATGTGGGCGGTTCGTTCGTGGCGACCACGGCGGACCGCTTCGTATTTGCCGACGGGAGTGAGTTTGGGGCCGTTGGCGCGACGACGGCGACGCCGATTTTGACGTCCAGCGTTCCCGTGGGCTTGGGATTCGGCAGTCCGGGGGCGAACGGGGCGATCGCCGTGGGCGGACCGGGCAACAGTACGATTTTATCCGACGGCGTGCAAGCCCCCATTCGTAGTAATTCGCCGTCGGGGTTAAAAATGGCGCCGGGTCGCACTTTAGCCCTGATCGGCGGCGATTTAGTCCTCGATGGCGCCGTCATCGAAGCGCCCCAAGGACGGGTAGAACTCGGCAGTATCGCTAGCGAGGGGGTCGTCTCCATCGTCCCCGATCCGGCGGGATGGGCGATCGATTACGAAAGCGCGGGTACGCCGACGGGCTACGGCAATATTACCTTAGAGAATCTGGCGGTGGTCGATGCGAGCGGTCCGGGAGGCGGCGATCTTCAAGTGCGGGGGAACCGCATTCTCCTCACCGACGGTTCCCAACTGCTCGACAATACCTTGGGTCCGGTTCCCGGCGGGACGCTTTCGGTCTATGCGGCGGATACCTTAGAACTGGTAGGGAAAACGGCGATCGACCAGCCGACCTATAGCGGTTTATTTGCCAGCAGTTTCGGACCGGGGGCCTCTCCGGATATCGACGTGCGGGCGCGACGGGCGATCGTCCGCGAGGGCGCCCGGATTTCGGCGTCGAATTTCGGCGACGGACCCGGTGGCGATTTATCGCTGCGGGCGACGGATTCCCTAGAGGTGGTCGGTGCGGCGCCGGGGGGCGAGTTTCGTCAGGGGTTCGAGGTCGAAATTTTTGCGTCGAGTTCGTTAAATGCGGGGGCATTTGCAGGGGGTCCGGCAGGGAATACGATCGTGGAAACCGGACGCTTGAGCATCCGCGACGGCGGTTACATCGCCACTTCAACCTTTGGTGCGGGCACGGCGGGGAATCTGACCGTGCGGGCGAGGGAATCAGTGGAAGTGGCGGGGATTTCGGCCAATTTCCAAAGTCGTTCCGCCCTGGCGTCGAATTCCTTTGCCGGGGCCGTGGGCAATTCCGGCGAATTAAGGGTGGAAACTCCCCGGTTGATCGTTCTCGATGGGGCGGTGGTCTCCTCGTCTACGGCGTCGCCGGGGCGGGGAGCGAATTTGACGGCGATCGCCCCGGAATCGATTCTCGTGAGCGGTTCCCAACTCGACGGCGTACTTGTCAGTGGGATTATTGCCAGTTCGGAGGGAGTCGGACCTTCCGGGGAAGTTCGCTTGGAGACCGGGCGCCTGACAGTCGATCGCGGCGGCGAAGTCGCAGTTTCTGGCTTGGGAAGCGGGGATGCGGGACGCTTGACGATCGCCGCCAACGAGATCGAGTTGAATCGAGGGGGGGCGATCGATGCGAGTACGGTCTCCGGTCAGGGAGGCAATATCGACCTCCTCGCCGAGGCGATCGCCTTGCGCGGGGGCAGTCGAATTGCAACGAATGCGGGCAATACCGACGGGGGCAATATCGCGATCGCCACGGACACGTTAATCGCTTTGGAGAATAGCGATATTACCGCCAACGCCCGCGAGGGCTTCGGCGGTCGGGTGGAAATCTCTGCCTCGGGGATTTTCGGGGCGCGCCAACGCCCTCAACAGACCCCCCAAAGCGATATTACGGCGACGTCGGAATTGGGGGCGCAGTTTAGCGGTTCGGTGAATATCAAAACTCCGGACGTTCAGCTAGAAAGCGATCTCGAAAGTTTGGCGACGGCGTTCGTGGGCTCCGAACGTGTAGTCGCCGATAGTTGTCTGGCCCGTCGCAATGCCCGACAAGGTCGGTTTACCGTGACCGGAATCGGGGGATTGCCCGCGACTCCTTACGGCGCGGCGCGCGATCGCTTCGATCTCAGCGCGATCGCCGGGGTGTCGTCGCCAACTCCCACTCAAGGGGCTCACTCGGCGCAGGAGGTCGCCAGCGCCAGCCCTCGGACTTGGCAAGTGGGGGATCCGATCCGAGAAGCCCGGGGGATAATAAAAACCGCAGGAGGTGGGGTAGTTTTAGGAAACCGATCGCATCCCGGGAACCCATTCGATCCCCTAGAAGGGGTATGTCACACCGATCGCCGTTGA
- a CDS encoding phage holin family protein codes for MDWMSIIITWLVIAISLLIISKLPTGVEIDGFDRALISAAVLGALNAFLRPLLQILALPVTILTLGIFALVVNALVFGLAAYLVQGFRLRWGFWSALIGAIALTFIRSILEQLLQNFGVPGVTS; via the coding sequence ATGGATTGGATGAGTATTATTATCACCTGGCTAGTGATTGCGATTAGCTTGTTGATTATCTCAAAATTACCGACCGGGGTTGAAATTGACGGTTTCGATCGGGCTTTAATTTCGGCGGCGGTTTTAGGCGCCTTAAATGCCTTCCTCCGGCCACTTTTACAGATTTTAGCCCTTCCGGTCACGATTCTGACCCTGGGGATTTTCGCCTTGGTCGTCAATGCTTTAGTGTTTGGATTAGCCGCTTATCTCGTTCAAGGATTTCGCTTGCGTTGGGGCTTTTGGAGTGCCTTAATTGGCGCGATCGCCCTCACGTTCATTCGTTCGATTTTGGAACAACTTTTACAGAATTTTGGCGTTCCCGGAGTCACTTCGTAA
- a CDS encoding energy-coupling factor ABC transporter ATP-binding protein, with the protein MEKYPTTYSQAQVLKDLAISIAGLYFSYPDKANVLQDVSLHIFKGERVGLIGANGAGKTTLFLSICGILKPNSGKISVFDRPVVTGEFRPEIGLVFQNPNDQLFCASVWDDVAFGPQNMGLSASEVERRVQEALGIAGVADLVHRPPHHLSGGQKQMVAIAGILAMQPQLVMYDEPSANLDLRSRRRIINFLQSSPQTLLISSHDLELILQVCDRVILMDEGRIIATGKPEEIMGDRQLMESCGLEKPHSLIPHFHSDEK; encoded by the coding sequence ATGGAAAAATACCCTACGACTTACTCCCAGGCTCAAGTCCTTAAAGATCTGGCAATTTCGATCGCCGGATTGTATTTCTCCTATCCCGATAAAGCTAATGTGTTGCAAGATGTCAGCTTACATATTTTCAAAGGCGAACGAGTAGGATTAATCGGCGCCAATGGTGCGGGAAAAACAACGTTATTTTTATCAATTTGTGGCATTCTCAAGCCAAATTCCGGCAAGATCTCGGTGTTCGATCGCCCAGTAGTGACCGGAGAATTTCGCCCGGAAATTGGCTTAGTCTTTCAAAATCCTAACGACCAACTGTTTTGTGCGTCGGTCTGGGACGATGTGGCGTTCGGTCCGCAAAATATGGGACTTTCGGCGTCAGAAGTCGAACGCCGAGTGCAAGAAGCGTTAGGGATTGCAGGAGTGGCGGATTTGGTTCATCGTCCCCCCCATCATCTGTCTGGCGGACAAAAACAAATGGTCGCGATCGCGGGAATTTTGGCGATGCAACCGCAATTGGTGATGTATGACGAACCGAGTGCAAATTTAGATTTGCGATCGCGCCGTCGTATTATTAATTTTCTCCAATCTTCGCCGCAAACCCTATTAATTTCTTCCCACGATTTAGAATTGATTTTGCAAGTGTGCGATCGCGTCATTTTAATGGATGAAGGTCGGATTATTGCCACAGGAAAACCCGAGGAAATTATGGGCGATCGGCAATTAATGGAATCTTGCGGATTGGAAAAACCGCATTCCCTGATTCCGCATTTCCATTCCGATGAGAAATAA
- a CDS encoding ion transporter, with the protein MKKHRNFLPHLQRRIYEILEFSTDDDRLSLLDDLLVSLLVIVDVTAFILGTSHSISANVKLFVDEIEIFSVTCFTLLYFLQIWSCTVDPRYADPVWGRLRYAQTPLAIIDLMAILPFYLMVALPDRSSLEFIEIFRLLRLLKLIRYSEALQTILRAVEAKKDELIMTIFAVIILLIFASTIMFFAESRDQPIAFPSIPAAMWWGVVTLTTVGYGDIYPVTPIGKFFGAVLAFVGIGLFALPAGIIASGFSEEVHKRKQHPSLSLEDLEHRQNEREAIARYVNESADLMRLCLQIAEEKLGDVAGDRDRVFELAKILFLNTVDRLNLPEFNDSHPEGDGKQSTEEAQKHNVKDNRE; encoded by the coding sequence ATGAAAAAACATCGAAATTTTTTACCTCATTTGCAACGACGTATTTATGAAATTCTTGAATTTTCCACTGACGACGATCGCCTCAGCTTACTCGACGATCTGCTGGTCAGTCTGCTCGTGATTGTCGATGTCACTGCATTTATTTTAGGCACTTCTCATTCAATTTCAGCCAATGTCAAACTATTTGTCGATGAAATTGAAATTTTTTCCGTAACTTGTTTTACACTTCTCTACTTTTTACAAATTTGGTCTTGTACCGTCGATCCGCGTTACGCGGATCCGGTGTGGGGGCGCTTGCGTTACGCCCAAACTCCCTTAGCTATTATCGACTTAATGGCAATTTTACCGTTTTATTTAATGGTGGCACTTCCCGATCGCAGTTCTCTCGAATTTATCGAAATTTTTCGACTGTTACGACTGTTAAAACTCATTCGTTATTCCGAAGCTTTGCAAACGATTTTAAGGGCAGTAGAAGCCAAGAAAGACGAATTGATTATGACGATTTTTGCCGTTATTATTTTACTTATTTTTGCATCGACAATCATGTTTTTTGCCGAAAGTCGCGACCAACCGATCGCCTTTCCCAGCATTCCGGCGGCGATGTGGTGGGGAGTGGTCACCCTGACAACGGTGGGGTATGGCGATATTTATCCGGTCACGCCGATTGGTAAGTTTTTCGGGGCGGTATTGGCGTTTGTTGGGATTGGTTTGTTTGCACTTCCGGCGGGGATTATTGCATCGGGATTTTCGGAAGAAGTACACAAGCGCAAACAACATCCGTCGCTATCCCTGGAGGATTTAGAACATCGACAAAACGAACGGGAAGCGATCGCGCGTTACGTCAACGAATCGGCGGATTTAATGCGATTATGTCTGCAAATTGCCGAGGAAAAGTTAGGGGACGTGGCGGGCGATCGCGATCGGGTGTTTGAATTGGCTAAAATTCTCTTTTTGAATACTGTCGATCGATTGAATTTACCTGAATTCAACGATTCTCATCCGGAGGGGGATGGGAAACAAAGTACAGAAGAGGCTCAAAAACATAATGTAAAAGATAACAGGGAATAA